The nucleotide sequence GCATGCTGCATTATCTTCCAAGCCTAGCATCTTCTGGTGTCCATTGAGTCGACAGTGCCCCAATAGGATTTCTGTTAGTATTGCTAGGTTGTTCTTACAGGTTATAGATTTCCAGAAGAATCTTTGCCTGCCTCGGGTTCTCCCAGTCTCAGGTTATATTCTTATCTACCTTCTCTTCTAATGTTCAATCCTTAAAAGATTTGAAAATGCTTGGTGTGTTGCtcaggctttcagagtgtttggttctggatCCGTATACTCCTATTCCAATTCTGTCTGCTGCTTTATAGCCATCTGTGTATCATTTGATAGAGTTTCATTCCATTTATGGTATGGTGTTTTGATCCTACTTATTTCTACAGCTTATTATGGTCATTTTGTAAGGATTGTTTTTCCTTATTGATTCCATCTCTGAACATTATGAGTGATGTTTTTACCTCCACGCTTTCCAGTAATATGTGGAGAagtgggagatttagaatctcttctagtgcagctgttgggcaTGATTTAATGGCACCAGTTGCATATATGCAAACCAGTCTTTATTCCTTCAACAGATTATTCCTCATGATATTCAGACCCAAACTACTGCCTCACATGTTATGATTTGTCTCACAATTTTCATGTACATTCACAGTAAGATCTTTGGGTTACAACCCCAATTCCTGCTTGTGAAGTTTCTGCACATCATCAATCAGGGCTTTTGTGGTTTTTCGTTTCCATGTTTATTCCAGAGAAGTTTACTATCTAGTGTGAGTCCCAGATATTTTCCCTCTGTTTTCCACTCAATGACTTGCCATCTAGATTGATCAAAACAATAGCTACAGCATACATAATAGGGGCTGagattatagttttgttaaattgggggatacaaaaatttataattcaaataaaagatatttacCTGACCAAGTGTTTGATTGCCATTTAACTGTACATACTGACCAGTTGTAGGAGATATGTAAATGCAGAAATTAAGTAAATTGTGAGTAGTTGATAACTGCGAATCTAAGTCGAGTGTAAGACGCATTGCCAGGTATTTGTGTAGGTGATCTACAGTTGCATTTGCTGTTGTTTTTatgtatctaaaaaatattgaaaaatcgaCTAGCAAAATATATCATATACCAGGAATACTTACAAGCAAGGTTCTATAATAGCAcaaaaaagccatttttgaaCACCCCCATGTTTGTTCTAGAATATGCAAGGTTGTTTTACATTGTTCTAAAATGGCATAGGACTAAGATTGAAACTTTCAGAACAAAATCCGAagaagtaatttttcattttcattcttgttattttatatttgttctgAGTTGTTCCAAAGAATTCGAGAAAAATCGACTTTTTGTAATTTTGCGAAAATTGATTATCAGACTGATATCCCACTTGTATGATTATTTGATTatctaattcaaatttttttttcagcgTAACGTACTAGGATCCTAGCACAATTCGGAACAtatttttgtgagaaaaaaTTGTAGTCTCAAATAAGAAactgttaaataatttttctgagCAATTCTTTGGGACAATTTAGAACAACCTTAGAACAACTCACCCAAATTTtgtaaagaatatattttttcaaacttcatattttaaaatagcgTTACCTCAAAAGTGCTGTGCCAGCTCAGAAATGGccttttttggattattttattaagtttcAATCGCAGCTCTATGTGTTTTAGAATGATATAGAACAAACATAGAACAaccttcaaaatatttctactcaaaAGTGCTTTCCAATTTCTTGAGAATTGTTTGAACTTGCTGTTGCATAGTACTTGCCAttacatttgatatttttattacagtAATTAATTTACCTGATAGAATTTTCCTTGAGTGCCTTTACTAGTGGATTATCTCCAGACATTTCAGTGGGGTGGGGTTTAAAAACAAGTTCAATTTCATTGAGTGTCATAGGTTCTGAAGGTCCTTCACCTTCGGTATCAGTTTGTTCTGTTCTCTCACTGGATTCACTTTCTTCACTTCTCTCAGAAGTCAACACActggaaatacaaaaaaatatatacatatttcaagAAGTAAATTAAGATTGATTACCTCTTTGGGCGCTTCCCTAATGATTTGCTTATTGAGCTAACACTAGATGATACTGGACTGGGTGGTTGTGAAGGGGTACTTCTTCCAGATGGTGATGGACTTGGTGCATTTGCAGAGTTTGAAGAGTTTGTTGGAATAGTTGTATTATTAGTTGTTGGTTGTGTTGGAGTTACTGACGGTACTGGAGTCACTGCTGGAGGTGCCTATTATTAGTGAATCcaattgttaaaattatattcacatTCAAAATCCTAACTGTTTGTTTATTGGAACACAATTATATAATACTTCCAAAATTTTAGTATTAATAAGTACTTAgttgtgaaaatagaaaaaaatcctACAGTCATTACAAAAAACTTACAGTTTCTGGAGGATTTGGAGCATTCGTATTATTGTCATCTACATTTTCTTGACCAGTTgggttttcattattttttcttcccCTATTTGGCCTATTCTGTGATTGTATTTTAATCCCCTCCTTAATTGACTGCATTAAAGCTTCACGAGAATgacttttattcaatttagcTAAAACTCTCTCTTGATGAGCTTCATATTCGTCTCGGCTTGGATAAATTTTCGATATTAATAAATCAAAGTTTGGATCAGGTCGGAGGGATCTCTTAGATACCAATTTTTTACGACAAGTCGGGCACTCTTTATTTCCAGATCGTAAAGCAGTGATAATACAATCAGAGCAAAATCTGTGAAGACATTCTTTAGTAGTCattgtttttttcaacatatccAAACAAATTGGGCACATTAGTTCACTGTGAAGACTTCTTGGACTCACTGCTATTTCTGTATTGTCGGTGATGGCTTCTTGAGGTGTACGATGTAATTCGTATAGGGAGAGCTCCCATGTTTTATTTAGGCCTATTTGCTCGGAAGTCGTCATTTTATGCAAACAGAATTCtagtaaataaatttcatttcaaaatattaaatactggCAACAAGAAGTATATAGCTTCTTCTGACgtttgataataattaaatgtAGAGGTGCAATTTATGTAACAGGAGCAGTAATCTTTTGGAGCGAAAGTTGAAAATCACTGATTTTTCAAAAGTATACATACTAACACGTTATACTAATAAATAGTTATAATATATAAGAGATTAAAATTGAGTTtacaaataaaagtatattaaacGTGAAGAACAAGGGTAAAGGAGTAGCTTCATCTTCTACTCCGACGTAAACCATTGAACGCAGTTTTTGAATCTTGACGTTTCCTATGTCCTATCAATTTGTTTAAAAGATGAAGATATGAATTTAAGATTACTAAtctgtgaattattttttgaaaagtaataCTGCGGCAAGGAGTTGAAGGaaaactttcatattttctatacaAGAACTATGCaggtaattttatattacacGTTGTTTAAtggaattcaattatttttttctaaataatagatatacttattgtgattataatttttatcataatataataattgatttttgaatataaattaatagatacttcaaaaaacaattagaagaaatttattagaaatataccAGAAATTCTTGCATCAAATTCAAGGACACTAATATGGAATTGAAGAACTATACTATTTACTCAATGTGTTCgattttaatttctttctaATAATAGATCCTTTATCAAtggatatgaataaaaaatgtagactGTATTTATGATTATACTAGgtgttatttttaatactaaaaatgTGTACTCATTGTAAAATTCCATTCAGACTTCCAGGATAAGTTTACAGGATTGCTTACATAAAAAGTGGATATAATGGgcaaaaataattgatgttcATTTTAGATAACCTATGGCCGCAGTGAAATTCAATACACAGGAAATAGATTGGTTCAATGATAAAATACTCAATGTTCTACAACATCCATCATGTCGTGATATATACCACCAGTACCTCAAGAGGTACAGTCCAGCAAATTACAATGCATTCAAACTATGGAAGACGGCTAATGATACCAAAGAATATAAGgaagatttattttttgatctaaTTGAAGATGTAgatgaatttaatgaaaatcCTTTGTTAACAATAGCAGAAACTgaccataaaattttatttattaaacaagaATGTTGtagaatattagaaaaaactcGTTCGAATTTTATACATTACTTAAGAAGGCACTATATGtagatatatttattgaatacaGTTGTTATCTTTTCTAAATGATTGGTTTTTATTCTTTTGGTTATATAGGTAGTATGGGGATATATTACAAATCAGTCATTTACtttaaagaatatatttcataaattcttcAAGTcctaaactaaacaaaaaattaatttttcatatgtaatataatttcagtttttgtatttataaataaggTTCAAGATCCACTAATATTGTGATTTGTTATATATCCCTGGGCTCAATACCAAAGATTTTACAGAAATTGATAAAACTATTTGCTGggaattttgagaattttctatATCCTGTTTCAAACTAGGAAGGATGATTTGAATTTAAGCTGGCAATTCTGTAGATTCCTGATTATTCACATCGCAGCCGCTTGTACACagcagtttttatattatatattatgaatGACAATTCAATAAACTGTAAAGGAATGGTGTCCATTTTGTTCTATCttagtattttattaaaatataaaaacagtttttgtcatgactaatttgaaaatagactCAGATAATATTCCAAAGTACTAGCAATCATTCGCCCCTCAAAAAAGGGGCCCTGTAATTGTGGTTCcttcattttgaattatttaaatttgatcaGAAACGAATCAAAtcttaccatttttttaaacctaacctaaccacaacGATCGCAGTCGCTATGTGGAACGCCCAACAAAGTATTTCAGGAGACGTGaacgcttagtggaatgcaccacTAGTTTAAAAACAGTGTATATATTCTGACAACTTTTGCCAACTTATATCTTCTAGCCTATTTTGTTCGGCCATTAGAGGTCGACGTATAATtttagactatttccttcgaaaaatttaagccaaccaaaaagctgtaatattttatgtttacctagcaacgatcaaatttcagcgataatactgcactagtgcaaattatcgataatttgcactagtgccaaattttcgtctaggattaataaacatcatttggttttaattttatattttaagaaaaggaacaatgattgtttattttaaattaaatttttctcaggaaatagtctgccaaaatgccctctcgtgcatgtcaaattgtctcataattaaattatcgacaatttgacatgcactcgggacattaatattgaatattcgtGGGTGCGTTGACATATAAAAAAAGGCAGAGTTACGAGAGAAATAATAGTCAGATAGCTAGCTTTGTTACAATGTAATCCGGAtataccaaaattttatttttcaattatcaatcaTACTTCTCCGGTGTGAATTCTATTTGaccaatataatttattgtttggGGGATTCTGTTGTATAGTTCGTAAcaatttaatcataaaattaaCCAACAGcttgatttatatattatatatttttcttcactGGTAGTTATCCTTCAGTTAAAGTTATTCTCCAAATAacaaaatcacaaaattatatttctaaacctggaaaaaaccacttttttatGCTGGAGCTTTACTTTTTTCTTCTATCTGAAAACCCCGTTCGGTAGTTagttttcttctcttttttatcAACC is from Diorhabda sublineata isolate icDioSubl1.1 chromosome 1, icDioSubl1.1, whole genome shotgun sequence and encodes:
- the LOC130442134 gene encoding E3 ubiquitin-protein ligase RING1, whose translation is MTTSEQIGLNKTWELSLYELHRTPQEAITDNTEIAVSPRSLHSELMCPICLDMLKKTMTTKECLHRFCSDCIITALRSGNKECPTCRKKLVSKRSLRPDPNFDLLISKIYPSRDEYEAHQERVLAKLNKSHSREALMQSIKEGIKIQSQNRPNRGRKNNENPTGQENVDDNNTNAPNPPETAPPAVTPVPSVTPTQPTTNNTTIPTNSSNSANAPSPSPSGRSTPSQPPSPVSSSVSSISKSLGKRPKSVLTSERSEESESSERTEQTDTEGEGPSEPMTLNEIELVFKPHPTEMSGDNPLVKALKENSIRYIKTTANATVDHLHKYLAMRLTLDLDSQLSTTHNLLNFCIYISPTTGQYVQLNGNQTLGQVNDKYWKVNKPLEMFYSWKKT